AGGTGATTATATTATCACAACAGAATCTGATTTAAATTGGGGAACTGATATAATTTTCAAAATAAAAGAACGTTTAGACGTCGGCGATTTAGACATAGTTATTGCTTCCCCGTATTTAAAAGACGGTAGATTGGAGAATGTCCCGCTTAAAAGAGCTTTTTTAAGCCGTTTAGGAAATAAAATACTGTCATTATCTTTTTCAGGCAATTTAAGTATGCTGACCGGAATGACTAGAGGATATAGACGGGCAGTTATAGAATCTTTGGATTTAGATTCCGAGGGTAAAGAAATACATCTTGAAATTATTTCCAAGGCAAATGCATTAGGTTATAAAATAGGAGAAATTCCGGCTATATTAAGGTGGAAAAAATCAAAAAAAGGGGAGAAAAAAAGGAAATCCAGTTTTAACGCAAAAGAGATAATATTCAGTCATTTGCTATTTAGTTTTGGTGAATCGCCTATAATTCTTTTAGGAACTGTTAGTGCAATTTTTATAACTGCCGGTGTTATAATTGGATTATATCTTATTAATTTGTCACTTTTTCAAGGAATACCTGTGCGTGGCAGACCAATCATGCTTCTAATGGTTTTATTAATTCTTATCGGTATTCAAATACTGGTTTTTTGTTTTGTGGCTAACCAGAATAGAGATATGTATAAATATATGGTTAAATTAGAAAGTAAGATAAATAAGATTGTAAGACAAAGCAAATGTTAACAGGTGAAAAAATTGTTTAATTATGAAATATGGTATAGTAGTATCAAAAATAGTCAGATATTTTCCCAGATTTATCGGAATATTGTTAATTGTATATTTGATACGGTTTGTCAATATAACGAAAGTATTTTCACTTATTATCAATTTTAAAGTAAAATGGCTAATAATAGCAATAATCATAAATTTTATTGCGATTCTTATAAGGGCATACAGGTGGCAGAAAATATTAGAAATACAACAAATAAATATTGGATTAATAAGGTTATTCAATATATATCTTGTTTCATTTGCCTTCGGGTTGATTTCGCCTGGAAGAATCGGTGATTTCAGCAAAGCGTTATATTTAAAACAAGAAGGTTATTCTCTTTCAAAGTCTATATTAAGCAGTTTCATTGATAGGGTTTATGATATGATTTTTCTTATTATCTTTGGAATTATTTGCTTATTTATGGCTATATCGTTATTTCAAAATCAGTTAATAATTTTACTGGTCTTTTTATTGGTTATAACAATATTTATCTATATGATTTGTAAAAATTGGATGTTCTTGAAAAATGTAATAAGACGTTTTTTAAATGAGAAATTAGGTGAAATATTAAAAAATATTATCATAAAAATAAGATATGAATCATCATTATTTGGTAAAAAAAGCATTATTATATGTTTTTTTTTAACCGTCATAGCGTGGTTTTCATACTATATACAGTCATATTTTCTTTCAAAAGTTATCAATATTAATATTCCTTTTATTTATCTGGTAGTGGGAATATCAATTTCTACCGTTTTGAATTTATTACCTATAAGTATGCTGGGCATAGGAACGCGGGATGCGGTTTTTATTACTGTTTTTTCAACAGTGGCTATTAGTAAAGAACAATCCCTGGCTTTTTCTGCTTTATTTCTTTTAATGTTTATTTTAAATATACTTACAGGTGTTATAATATGGTGGTTTAAGCCTATTAATATACCAAGTCTTTTGAAAAATCTAAATTATAGTGTTGCAGAGCTGACGAAATAATTCTAAAGACAGATTATGAAAATACTGTTAATTAACCCATATTTAAGTCAGGAAATATCGTATGGTAAAAATTTTAAGCGTTTGGGCGCTGTTATGCCTCCTTTGGGGCTTTGTTATATTGCAGGTGTGCTGGAAAAAGAAGGATATCTAGTTAATATTATAGATGCCAACCTGAAATGTATGTCTAATAAAGATATACTTGATATAATTGGCAAAAATATTCCTGATATAATCGGGTTTTATGCGACAACTTTGAGTATAGATATTGTAGTGGAAACAGTCAAAGACATTAAAGAAAAATATCCTGAAATATATATTACAATTGGTGGTCCCCATATCTCCGGTTATGGAAAAGACACTCTTAAATGTAAATACTTTGATTTTGGAATAATCGGTGAGGGCGAATACAGTTTTTTAGATCTTGTAAAATGTTTGGAATCCGGAAGTAATAATTTTGATAATATTAAAGGACTTGTTTATAAAAAGAACGGGGAAATTATTCGGAATGAACCTGTCCAGCCGAT
This genomic interval from Elusimicrobiota bacterium contains the following:
- a CDS encoding glycosyltransferase family 2 protein — its product is MENDSKISMTIILPMYNEGEHISENMKSVLNILKKTSYNWELLVIDDGSTDDSRRKAEETLSGIKNARVISYQTNRGRGFALRIGFANAKGDYIITTESDLNWGTDIIFKIKERLDVGDLDIVIASPYLKDGRLENVPLKRAFLSRLGNKILSLSFSGNLSMLTGMTRGYRRAVIESLDLDSEGKEIHLEIISKANALGYKIGEIPAILRWKKSKKGEKKRKSSFNAKEIIFSHLLFSFGESPIILLGTVSAIFITAGVIIGLYLINLSLFQGIPVRGRPIMLLMVLLILIGIQILVFCFVANQNRDMYKYMVKLESKINKIVRQSKC
- a CDS encoding lysylphosphatidylglycerol synthase transmembrane domain-containing protein, translated to MKYGIVVSKIVRYFPRFIGILLIVYLIRFVNITKVFSLIINFKVKWLIIAIIINFIAILIRAYRWQKILEIQQINIGLIRLFNIYLVSFAFGLISPGRIGDFSKALYLKQEGYSLSKSILSSFIDRVYDMIFLIIFGIICLFMAISLFQNQLIILLVFLLVITIFIYMICKNWMFLKNVIRRFLNEKLGEILKNIIIKIRYESSLFGKKSIIICFFLTVIAWFSYYIQSYFLSKVININIPFIYLVVGISISTVLNLLPISMLGIGTRDAVFITVFSTVAISKEQSLAFSALFLLMFILNILTGVIIWWFKPINIPSLLKNLNYSVAELTK